The DNA region TTCTCAATAAACATCTTGTATTGGATGAAGTCAGTCCAAATAGAGCAAATGTACTATATTTTATACATATCACTTGGAGATATGGATGTGATGTCTGGTTTGTTATAGCAGAGCTGCTTTATTGCAGCAATTACATGATTATGTGTGATGTTTGCGTGAAATTAAGATGACTTCCTAACAGGGGCATaatgatatttttatttgtttcctGTGGGCCTGCGGGAACCTTCCTTTATGCTTATATCAATGTTTATGTAGACAGAAAGGTTCCTTACTATTTGCTGATACTGATAAACACTGTTGACTGCTTCAGCTGCAGAAGATGATGCTGCTTTAGTCAACCACATTGGCAAAAGCTTTCGATTTTCTGCGATGGAGGTATGTGCACCTTTCTGTTTGTGTTATCATTTCCTTCTCATAACAACATGATGCAAATGGGCTCTGGTCATGTCAAAGGGAGTGCGAACTGATGTTCGTTCTGTTATAAAATTTTGTTGATTTGAAGACTAGGAGGGAGGAACAAATCAAGGCTGCTCATGATGAGGCTATTTTTGGAGTTCCCTCACTTCTGCGACTTCCACCTTCCACCGAAACTGATTATGAAGCAGAAGAGGATAATGGCAAAAAGGACATCTCTGAAATTGCTCCTGCCACAAGTCTCATCAGCGGGCAGGTGATATCTTAAATCTTGACATTGCAGTTTGTTGCTCATTATTACACGGTTAGGTTTTTGctttttatcttgatttttttttcccaCTGTGCTTACTCATGCTCGTGATATATGAATTTAGGCACTTGCAATGCAACAAGGTTCTTGGCGTGATCGTGCGCATAGATAATGAATTCGATGAATGCTTGGTAGATTTGTTAAAACAAAGTGACGTGATCATGCTAATACTTAATTGATGATTTGATGCCAATGGAGGGTTTTTGTTTTTGTGCTCCTTTTAGATGGGTTGTCGCTGCCTGTTGCTTATAGAGGAGCCTGTGTGGCAAATTGGGCTGGAGAAGTATATCTATAGAACTGGCTTTTCATCTTTAATATCCATAGTAGGTACCTGTGTGGCTGTTCTAATTTTCGTATGGAGAACTAGCCTGTATTAGGTTAGAGCAAGAAATTctgtaaatatttttctttggtattCTCAACTTTGAGCTCAACCCTTGTCTCTTGTTGTATGTGGAACGTCGATATACTGCATTGGCCAGATTCATCTATCTATAAAGTCAATTGGTTATGTAAACATAGGTCAATATAATGGCGACAACAAATTGCAATAGTACGAGAATCAGATTTATCGAACAAAAGTTCGAGCCATACTGGATGAGTAGTGGATTGCTTAGTACAACCTAGTCAGGTTTCTTTCTTAAAGAATACTGTAACCCGTTATTACTTATGGGCTTGCACTGGATAATCAATAAGTTCGTTCCTTTGTTCCGCACGTGTCAACCATGTGTGCAGTGATACAGTAACTCGTTTTAATTGGCAATACGTAAAGTTAGAGTTCTTGATTGGCATAAACACTAGATGCCTTTATAAGTATTTTTATGAATGAATTTGGGTCACGCCATTTGGTGGTATTCGCTTTCGTTTTTCTAAGATCTTTTTTGTAAAGTTTCTGGTCTAGTCTTGAAATGGCTTTCATGGACACCTGGAAAAAATCACTCTGCAACTCCAAGAACAAGATAAACTTGTTTATACTGCTCCATTTTATTCTTTTAGGGTCATCTGCGGTCTTTTCCTCTGTTATTTTGTTTCAAATTGCTTAGTTCATCAGATGATTAATTCATACGGATAATTTCAGAGACCTCCCTCCAGGTTTCGCCCTATCATACTGACCTCCCTTGTGGTTTACAATATTACGTCTACCatctttattttgattttcttgtaaccattctttaaactcatttaaaataaatataaataaaatacaatttgACAGATTTGccttttttaatattaatttcttTCAATTAGTAATAAACATTATCAACATAACTCAacaaattctttaaaaataaaccTACACTAATAAGTTAATTTAAATATAGATACATGTGTAAAGCTTATCAATATTCTGCCTGCACGTGTCTTTCCCATTAAACAAAGTAAACTAGTTACTTCGGAAAGGTCTCAGGTAGCTTCTCTGTACTACCAGTTCATCGGCGACTTCATTTTTCGCGACAACCCAACATTTTACGGCGACCGAAATTTTATAAAAAAGTAAATTGATAGAAATTAACATTAAAAAGGGCAAATCTatcatattgtattttatttatatttattttaaatgagtttaaagaaTGATTACAACAAAATCAAAATATGGGAGGTAGGCGTAATATTATAAACTACAAGGGAGGTCAGTGTGATAGGACAAAACTTGGAGGGAAGTCTCTGAAATTATGTGTAATTCATATTAAACTGATGATAAGTgtcttatttttctaaaatttttgtataaatatctGAGTCTTTAGCTCAAGTCACTTTATATAAGTTTATCTTTGAATAGAGATATGTCGTGGCTAGAGTTggaaatgcagcaacaacaacagcaaaaaACCCAGTgagaatcccacaagtggggtttggagaaggtagtgtgtatgcagaccttactctACCTtaaaggtagagagactgtttccgataaacCCTCAGCTCAAGGAAGTTTAAAGGAAAGATGACAAAAAAACAGTAGCAACAAGCAATATCCACAACAACATAAGAAAATGAAGCAAAAGGAACATGTAATAATTGAAACCTAACATTAATAGAATACAAGACTAACACTAATACTCCTGGTATGGGAAAGAAACACTCGCGACTACCTACTAGGCTTCTAccttaattctcgacctccacaccttcctatcaaggtcCATGTCCTCATTAAGCTTAATGATGCCTTTTGCTGTTCCACATGACTTCCCCAAGCTTTTCAGTGAGTTATTGACAAGCATGAACACACTCTCCAGTAACCTTACACAtgacaaaatttctttcacaATAATGCAAAGAGCGAAGAAACTTAGGGTGGAAAATGCTCAACATCCATTTCATATCTTATTCCTCTGAGTAGACTCTTTGCTGTTTCCTTCTCCTGCATCAAtaaccaaaatagaacgagggaAGCAGCTAAAAAGTTTGTTTGCATGAACTATACATAggcaaataatttaacttaaacaCTGAGTTATTGACTCTTAGTCTaattaaaaacaaatataaacTTACTGGGCCAGAGTAATCAAGAAGGCGGGTGCAATAAACCTCTGCTTCTTCAAATCTCTTTTGAGTCTTATAGTATCTAGCAAGGAACATTAAGGCTTCAACCATGTTTGGACCTTCTCGTTCTTCAGCTTCCATCCTTTCCAAATCCTTCTTGTAGTAGAATGCTGCTTCATCAGAACGGTCAAGTTCAGCATGCAGTTTTGCCAGCTGGTGAAGAGCAATAGCTTCTCTATCGTTACAATTTGCAGCCCTTCTGTAACATTTGATTGCTTCTTCAAGCATATGAAGCTGTTCTGTCTCATAGCATTGGGCCATTGCAATCCATAACCGAGAATCATTAGGCTGCAAGAACACTGACTTCTTAAAGTAATTAAGGGCATAATAGGGCATTCCCATCATCTCATATGCTTGCCCTAATCCATACCAGGCTCGATAATCACATGGGTTTATGTCCACAGCCCGCCTATAGGCATCAACTGCTGCTGGAGTGTTTTTCATCTCAACATACTCATGGCCCATAAGTGTCCAAGCTGACaaataatttttgtttaatttgagaGCCCTCCGAAAATACATAACCGACTTCTCATGCTGCCCCTTCAAACTGTAATAGTTCCCAACAATGCAACAAGACTCTGGCCTGTATTTATCAGTCAAGAATACTCTGTGTGCAAGATAACTTAAGGCTGAACAACATTCCTTGGCATACAGCACATTGGAATACATATCCATGTCTTCAATTCTGTAAGGGTCATTTCTTAGAAGTTCTTCAAATATAACCTCTACTTGTTCAAATTCTCTCAGGCTGTACTGAGCTTTAGCGATTTGGGCCTGGACATAATTGCTAAAGCTGAAAGTTCCTTGCAAGTGCTCATATTTTGTCAATGATTCATTGTGCAAACGGAGTTCTTGGTAAGCACTGGCTAGGAAGAAGTCTTTCATCCAGTGGTTATCAAGATTCAGACTCTTCAATGTCTCAATTGTAGTGCACAATGACTGCAATTCAGACCAAGCACTCCAGTTCCAAGGATAGGTATTTACTGACTCAACAAGAACTGACCTAGCAAGATTGTCACTGCCTTTCTGCTTAAGAACAAGTCCGTACAAGTAAAGACAGAAGGAGTCTATTGTTCCATTTTTGCGAAGTGCAGACAACTCTCGCTCAAGAGAAACCAGTTCCTTGTTCACAACATCACTTTTGCCTAAGGGACCCTCAAGTTCAATTATCTCTTCTTCTTTTCGCTTTTCCCCAGCCTTCAGGAAGAAGCAAGAAGCAGATTAAGTATCAAGGCTCATCTGGTACATTTCATGATAAAAAGAAATGGAATAATGCTACTTCAGGTTGTATTTCTTTTCATATATTTATAGAAGTTTGATAACATCTGAGAACCAGACTAAGATGAGATTTATTCAAATGGTGGCACTATCATTTTCAAAGCAAAACACAAATAGCAATAGGCAAACCATCAAAGGCCTCCGGCGTAGAATTGAACATAGATAAAGATTTGATACCTACTCATCCTTATCTCTTTTCTAAATTGCTAACTCAAAAACTTGATTAAGGAGAAGAAGattgaaaaagagaaaattggAGTGCACTACCTTTCCTCCCTTTGACCATTTTCTGTTACCAGTTGGGTTAGGAATGGAGATTAAGAAAAGGTGGCTAAGGGCTATTACATTTGTATTAGTCAGGATTTGCCTCAAATAGCTCCTTGTGCTTCTATTTTATGACAGACTTTGCCAAAGATTGGACATTCAGGAGTTAGTTTGAGTCACTATATAGTTAACACTAGTTTATTACTGATTATTTTTTATAACTGTTTACACTGGTTTATTCTTGAATCCATGAGCTAGGTTAATCATTTGGAATAAGGAATAAACGAAAGTAAATCAAAACATCAGATGGGAGGAGTGACAACATGACAACATAACTaaatatattcaaatatattttctGGTCCAACAGCAGCACTTATTGGGCAAGTTGAGAGATAAAGAAAAGAGACAAACACCATTAAACATTTCATAGTTTGGTGTGAATTACAAGTCTAATAGAGATACTTAGACCCAAATCAGCAAACTTTCGGCAGTTACACAAGAATGATAAGATGCTAGACTTCAGATATGTGACTTAGAAACAAAGTTGAAGGAAAGCTGTTTAAAAACGTGAAAGTAAGGGAAGCTATAGAAGACCATTCACCCTCCTTCCTCCAGCTTGGTGAGGGGTAAGCCAAAGAAACGAGCAAAGGAGAAAGAGTCATATATAGACTACAAATGCACTAGCAAGCCAACATGCAGCAAGATAAAGGCTCCCAAAAGCTTAGCAATC from Nicotiana tabacum cultivar K326 chromosome 24, ASM71507v2, whole genome shotgun sequence includes:
- the LOC107800882 gene encoding anaphase-promoting complex subunit 8; the encoded protein is MGIKENCRNELRAAVRQLNDRCLYFASKWAAEQLVGIEQDPTKYTPSHTRFQRGSSSIRRRFRTATEPAAAFTSTPVAGTSYVATPPVALEDDGSDAAIDSDFYLLAKSYFDCREYRRATHVLRDQTSKKAVFLRCYALYLAGEKRKEEEIIELEGPLGKSDVVNKELVSLERELSALRKNGTIDSFCLYLYGLVLKQKGSDNLARSVLVESVNTYPWNWSAWSELQSLCTTIETLKSLNLDNHWMKDFFLASAYQELRLHNESLTKYEHLQGTFSFSNYVQAQIAKAQYSLREFEQVEVIFEELLRNDPYRIEDMDMYSNVLYAKECCSALSYLAHRVFLTDKYRPESCCIVGNYYSLKGQHEKSVMYFRRALKLNKNYLSAWTLMGHEYVEMKNTPAAVDAYRRAVDINPCDYRAWYGLGQAYEMMGMPYYALNYFKKSVFLQPNDSRLWIAMAQCYETEQLHMLEEAIKCYRRAANCNDREAIALHQLAKLHAELDRSDEAAFYYKKDLERMEAEEREGPNMVEALMFLARYYKTQKRFEEAEVYCTRLLDYSGPEKETAKSLLRGIRYEMDVEHFPP